Proteins found in one Ornithorhynchus anatinus isolate Pmale09 chromosome 8, mOrnAna1.pri.v4, whole genome shotgun sequence genomic segment:
- the TTPAL gene encoding alpha-tocopherol transfer protein-like, translated as MSEASASPSEKAPRPARASGYVCSLSEELVTKAREELQEKPEWRLRDAQALRDMVCKDYPNLATSLDDAFLLRFLRARKFDYDRALQLLVNYHGCRRSWPEVFTDLKPSALKEVLDSGFLTVLPRPDPEGRHVVCIRPDRWVPSRYPITENVRAIYLTLEKLVQSEETQVNGIVILADYKGVSLSKASHFGPFIAKKVIGILQDGFPIRIKAVNIVNEPRIFKGIFAIVKPFLKEKIANRFFLHGSDLNSLHSNLPRDILPREYGGTAGELDVTAWKEALLASEEDFVKEFCQPAPPGDGHGPAASPSEGRPPEAQGDDPTRAVKSQLYSCY; from the exons ATGTCCGAAGCAAGCGCGTCCCCGTCGGAGAAGGCGCCCCGGCCGGCCAGGGCGTCCGGCTACGTGTGCTCCCTGTCGGAGGAGCTGGTCACCAAGGCCCGCGAGGAGCTGCAGGAGAAGCCCGAGTGGCGGCTCCGCGACGCCCAGGCCCTCCGCGACATGGTGTGCAAAGACTACCCCAACCTGGCCACCTCGCTGGACGACGCCTTCTTGCTGCGCTTCCTCCGGGCCCGGAAGTTCGACTACGACCGCGCCCTGCAGCTGCTGGTCAACTACCACGGCTGCCGCCGCAGCTGGCCCGAGGTCTTCACCGACCTGAAGCCCTCCGCCCTGAAGGAAGTGCTGGACTCGGGCTTCCTCACCGTCCTGCCCCGGCCCGACCCCGAGGGCCGCCACGTCGTCTGCATCCGTCCAG ACCGCTGGGTCCCGAGTCGTTACCCCATCACCGAGAACGTGCGGGCCATTTACTTAACGCTGGAAAAACTCGTCCAGTCCGAGGAGACCCAGGTGAATGGGATTGTCATCCTGGCCGACTACAAAGGAGTCAGCTTGTCCAAGGCTTCTCATTTCGGGCCTTTCATAGCCAAAAAGGTGATTGGGATTCTCCAG GACGGTTTCCCCATTCGAATAAAAGCTGTAAATATCGTGAATGAACCTCGAATCTTCAAAGGCATTTTTGCTATCGTAAAGCCATTCTTGAAGGAGAAAATAGCCAACAGA TTTTTCCTTCACGGCTCCGACCTGAATTCCCTCCACTCGAACCTGCCCCGGGACATCCTCCCCAGGGAATACGGAGGCACGGCCGGAGAGCTGGACGTCACGGCTTGGAAGGAGGCCCTGCTGGCCTCCGAGGAGGATTTCGTCAAGGAGTTCTGCCAGCCGGCCCCCCCGGGCGACGGCCACGGGCCCGCGGCCTCGCCGAGCGAAGGGCGGccccccgaggcccagggagacgATCCCACGCGGGCGGTGAAATCCCAGCTGTATTCCTGCTATTAG